In one Sporomusa sphaeroides DSM 2875 genomic region, the following are encoded:
- the ltrA gene encoding group II intron reverse transcriptase/maturase — MQREQKTTKVGYRCEGMLETESNSGARSIVTPETAEKDGASRLLEAILHRDNLNAAYLRVKRNGGAPGVDGMAVEEMLPYLKDHKEELLASIRAGWYNPKPVRRVEIPKPDGGKRNLGVPTVIDRMVQQAVVQVMQPMFEPHFSENSYGFRPGRSAHQAMKKAEEYYKQGYIRVVDIDLAKYFDTVNHDILIDRIREVIKDEHVIKLIRKFLKSGVMANGLVSPTTEGTPQGGNLSPLLSNIYLTAFDRMLESRGHKFVRYADDCNIYVKSQRAAERVMTSSTKYLENKLKLKVNQEKSKAGSPLKLKFLGFSLFKTGKRMGIRPHAKSMEKFKNKIRQLTSRKQAKPIPAILNNIRKYTTGWLGYYAIAEMSSKIKSLNEWIRRRIRQIFWKQWKKPSAKFKNLMLHGIPKQKAREWSYSRLGYWRIAGSWILCRSLTNEYLASIGYDDIAKRYEVLHLSY; from the coding sequence ATGCAAAGAGAGCAGAAAACGACGAAAGTCGGCTACCGGTGTGAGGGTATGTTGGAAACAGAGAGTAATAGCGGAGCGCGGAGCATTGTTACGCCTGAAACCGCAGAGAAAGACGGTGCAAGTCGTTTGCTCGAAGCCATATTACACAGGGACAACCTCAATGCAGCCTACCTACGAGTAAAGCGAAACGGCGGCGCTCCGGGAGTTGACGGAATGGCAGTAGAAGAAATGCTGCCCTATCTAAAGGACCATAAAGAGGAACTGTTGGCAAGTATTCGTGCCGGATGGTACAACCCCAAACCGGTCAGACGAGTAGAAATACCAAAGCCAGACGGGGGAAAGAGAAACCTTGGAGTACCAACGGTCATAGACCGTATGGTACAACAAGCCGTAGTACAGGTAATGCAACCCATGTTTGAGCCCCATTTCTCCGAAAACAGCTACGGTTTCCGACCGGGGCGCAGCGCCCATCAAGCCATGAAGAAGGCCGAAGAATATTATAAGCAGGGTTATATCAGAGTCGTAGACATAGACCTCGCTAAATATTTTGATACAGTCAATCATGACATTCTCATAGATAGGATAAGAGAAGTAATTAAGGATGAGCACGTCATCAAGCTGATACGTAAGTTCTTAAAGAGCGGCGTTATGGCAAACGGCTTAGTCAGTCCGACAACGGAGGGAACGCCACAAGGAGGCAACCTTTCACCACTTCTCAGCAACATATACCTTACGGCTTTCGACCGAATGCTGGAAAGCAGAGGTCATAAGTTTGTAAGGTATGCGGACGACTGCAATATTTACGTCAAAAGTCAAAGAGCGGCCGAGCGGGTAATGACCAGCAGCACGAAATATCTTGAGAACAAATTAAAACTTAAGGTAAACCAGGAAAAGAGCAAGGCGGGGAGCCCATTAAAACTTAAATTCCTAGGTTTTTCCCTATTTAAGACAGGGAAAAGAATGGGTATACGGCCACATGCCAAGTCGATGGAGAAATTCAAGAACAAAATCAGGCAATTAACAAGCAGAAAGCAAGCCAAGCCTATCCCGGCAATTCTAAACAATATCAGGAAATATACAACCGGATGGTTAGGCTATTATGCAATAGCTGAAATGAGTTCCAAGATAAAATCTCTTAACGAATGGATACGCCGAAGAATAAGGCAAATCTTTTGGAAACAGTGGAAGAAACCCTCCGCAAAATTTAAGAACCTCATGCTCCACGGTATACCAAAGCAGAAGGCTAGAGAATGGTCTTATTCCCGACTAGGATATTGGCGTATTGCAGGTAGCTGGATTTTATGCAGGTCATTAACGAACGAATACCTCGCATCCATCGGCTATGATGATATAGCCAAAAGATACGAGGTATTGCACTTAAGCTATTGA
- a CDS encoding nicotinate phosphoribosyltransferase — MSIFNNKRLPEELFLIDAERIRQGWYSDKYFCNNVELLEKLAAEKYHFQGESDLKDIDCSVICTGNIEVEMQFFTRRRPFSVVAGVDEALAILKQCAGYYAENGQFVNTYNELEVEAVQDGTFVTYDGDPKQVVPVIKVRGNHRYFAKLETVMLGAIAEPTRIATNVFNTLVAARNKEVLFFPARFTPYKIQALHGYAYSLGIDAYNKKYGKKNGAFVSTDSGAAYWSGSGVGTISHSTIACFCGDTVEAMYQFSRLLNPAINRIALIDFHNDCVGEAKKVMKRLWDKYLELYQKGNLEEARQYKLFGVRPDTSANMRDKSIVPTGNKLLDMGVSPKLVWNIREGLDNAYLEWNVPAGYLELAKEYCKDVKIFVTGGFNVKKIREFEEQDVPVDFYGVGSSLIENSPETNNDFTADIVRIKVGNDWHNLAKIGRCACTNPELELIR, encoded by the coding sequence ATGAGCATATTCAATAACAAACGACTACCTGAAGAATTATTTCTGATTGATGCGGAACGTATCCGCCAGGGTTGGTATTCTGATAAATATTTTTGTAACAACGTAGAACTACTCGAGAAACTGGCTGCTGAAAAATATCATTTCCAGGGAGAAAGTGACCTCAAAGACATAGATTGTTCGGTAATTTGTACTGGAAACATTGAGGTTGAAATGCAATTTTTTACTCGCCGCCGCCCATTTAGTGTTGTTGCCGGGGTTGATGAAGCACTGGCAATCCTGAAACAATGTGCCGGATATTATGCCGAAAATGGCCAATTTGTAAATACATATAATGAACTTGAGGTTGAAGCAGTACAAGATGGTACATTTGTGACCTATGACGGAGATCCAAAGCAGGTAGTTCCTGTGATTAAAGTGCGGGGAAACCATCGCTACTTCGCAAAATTAGAAACCGTTATGCTGGGAGCTATAGCTGAACCTACAAGAATTGCCACCAATGTATTTAATACTTTAGTAGCCGCGCGTAACAAAGAAGTCTTGTTTTTCCCGGCCCGGTTCACTCCATATAAAATCCAGGCGCTGCATGGTTATGCTTATTCGCTGGGGATTGATGCTTATAATAAAAAATACGGCAAGAAAAATGGTGCTTTTGTATCTACTGATAGTGGTGCAGCTTATTGGTCGGGTAGTGGCGTCGGAACTATTTCACACTCTACTATTGCATGCTTTTGCGGAGATACCGTAGAGGCGATGTATCAATTTTCCAGGCTCTTAAATCCTGCGATAAACCGCATTGCGTTAATAGACTTTCATAATGACTGTGTTGGTGAAGCTAAAAAAGTAATGAAAAGGTTGTGGGATAAATACCTGGAACTATACCAAAAGGGGAACCTGGAAGAAGCCCGGCAATATAAATTATTCGGAGTGCGTCCAGATACCTCCGCAAACATGAGAGACAAGTCGATTGTTCCGACAGGAAATAAATTGCTTGATATGGGGGTATCTCCTAAATTGGTCTGGAACATCAGAGAAGGACTCGATAACGCTTATCTGGAATGGAATGTTCCGGCAGGGTATCTTGAGCTTGCTAAAGAATACTGTAAAGATGTTAAAATTTTCGTTACCGGGGGTTTCAACGTAAAGAAAATCAGAGAGTTTGAGGAGCAAGATGTACCTGTAGACTTCTATGGTGTAGGGTCCAGTTTAATTGAAAATTCGCCTGAAACTAACAATGATTTTACGGCCGACATCGTAAGAATTAAGGTTGGTAACGATTGGCACAATCTAGCTAAAATTGGCCGTTGTGCGTGCACTAACCCGGAATTGGAACTTATCCGATAA
- a CDS encoding ABC transporter ATP-binding protein, producing MELALKNINVELGKQHIIRDISLDVQTGDFVGIIGPNGSGKSTLLRTVYRVLTPASGTILLDGQDLRNIKFADSAKKVGVVGQFNHLEFDFTVMDMVMMGRTPHKKMLAADTFTDYEIALAAVRKVGMEPYADRSFASLSGGEKQRIILARALAQQPQILVLDEPTNHLDIKYQLQLLATVKSLGIGVLAALHDLSLAAMYCTKLYVLKDGEIVVSGPPNKILTPELVRTVYEIGCDIRENPDNGYLTITYYPEPGQHI from the coding sequence ATGGAGCTGGCACTGAAAAATATCAATGTAGAACTCGGTAAACAGCATATTATCCGGGATATCTCCCTGGATGTCCAAACAGGTGACTTCGTCGGCATTATCGGGCCGAACGGCAGTGGCAAGTCCACCCTGCTTCGTACCGTCTACCGTGTCCTTACGCCTGCCAGCGGCACTATTCTTCTGGATGGGCAGGATTTAAGAAATATCAAGTTTGCCGATTCGGCCAAAAAAGTGGGCGTGGTCGGACAGTTCAATCATCTCGAATTTGATTTTACTGTTATGGACATGGTGATGATGGGACGCACCCCGCATAAAAAGATGCTGGCAGCAGATACGTTTACTGACTACGAAATCGCTCTGGCAGCAGTCCGGAAGGTCGGGATGGAACCGTATGCTGACCGGAGTTTTGCTTCGCTGTCCGGCGGTGAAAAGCAGCGGATCATTCTGGCCCGGGCGCTGGCCCAGCAGCCGCAGATATTAGTGCTGGATGAGCCCACCAATCATTTGGATATTAAGTACCAACTGCAGCTGCTCGCCACGGTCAAATCTCTGGGAATTGGTGTATTGGCTGCGTTGCATGACCTTAGCCTGGCAGCCATGTATTGTACCAAGCTCTATGTTTTAAAAGACGGAGAAATTGTGGTAAGTGGCCCGCCTAACAAAATCCTTACCCCGGAATTAGTGCGCACAGTGTACGAAATAGGCTGCGACATTCGGGAAAATCCCGACAACGGCTACCTAACGATTACCTATTATCCGGAACCCGGTCAGCATATTTAG
- the nadE gene encoding ammonia-dependent NAD(+) synthetase has product MGYNKDIQQKIIEETKSLPEINPGREIGERVKFLRSFLQKTGLKGFVLGLSGGQDSTLAGKLAQTAVSVEGKKFIAMKLPYGEQKDAEDVELAIDFIKPDNVFNFDIKPVVDAFCHEYERATGEILTDYHKGNVKARIRMVAQYAVAGMKSLAVLGTDHASENCTRFFTKFGDGAADILPLFGLTKFQGAELLKNLDSPDRFYKKTPSPDLLDNTPCRPDEDELGFTYQEIEDFLTGKEVCDEVFDKIYAFYLKGDHKAKPPITIYDNYTLSDD; this is encoded by the coding sequence ATGGGTTACAACAAAGACATTCAACAAAAAATCATTGAGGAAACAAAATCTCTCCCGGAGATTAACCCAGGCCGGGAAATTGGTGAGCGAGTCAAGTTTTTACGGTCTTTTTTGCAGAAAACCGGGCTTAAAGGATTTGTTCTCGGGTTATCTGGCGGGCAAGACTCGACGCTGGCCGGCAAACTGGCTCAAACAGCTGTAAGCGTGGAGGGAAAAAAATTTATCGCTATGAAGCTTCCTTATGGAGAGCAAAAAGATGCAGAAGACGTTGAACTCGCTATTGATTTTATTAAACCGGACAATGTGTTCAACTTTGATATCAAGCCTGTTGTCGATGCTTTTTGCCACGAATATGAACGAGCTACAGGTGAAATCCTTACAGATTATCATAAAGGTAATGTAAAAGCCCGGATTCGCATGGTAGCTCAATATGCGGTAGCTGGAATGAAGAGTCTTGCGGTACTGGGAACTGATCACGCATCTGAAAACTGTACCCGTTTTTTCACTAAATTCGGAGATGGAGCCGCTGACATCCTGCCGCTATTCGGATTAACTAAATTCCAAGGTGCAGAATTGCTTAAAAATCTGGATTCTCCTGACAGGTTTTATAAAAAAACTCCTTCCCCGGACCTTTTGGACAATACCCCTTGTAGACCTGACGAGGATGAGCTTGGGTTTACTTACCAGGAAATCGAGGACTTTCTAACCGGAAAAGAAGTTTGCGATGAAGTATTTGATAAGATTTATGCCTTTTATTTGAAGGGCGACCACAAGGCAAAACCACCGATAACAATCTACGATAACTATACTTTATCCGATGACTAA
- a CDS encoding FecCD family ABC transporter permease: MIRLKPRQTFQMDVLIQKKRTFFLWTAGLSAAVLVSIVLAVCYGTVRIPPAEALQILLYKMLQADSGELSRAHMDIIWEIRFPRVLMAVITGAGLAMCGTIMQAAVQNPLADPYILGISAGASLGATFAVLIGAGGIFAGLGTAFWAFCGALGACLLVMALSGIGGQMSTVKMILAGTIANALFSAFTNFIIYTAGNAEGIRTVAFWTMGSLAAAKWSNLLLPALGVILCGGLFLCQSRILNTLLLGEEAAITLGVNLPRVHRNYMLATALITGLIVSACGVIGFVGLIIPHIVRGLVGTDHRRLLPFTILAGALFVTWADVLTRISLESGELPIGIITALLGAPVFMYILFKNTLGFSSK; this comes from the coding sequence GTGATACGCTTAAAACCTCGGCAGACTTTTCAAATGGATGTCCTCATTCAAAAAAAACGGACTTTTTTCCTCTGGACGGCAGGCCTGAGTGCGGCAGTTCTCGTATCCATAGTGCTGGCGGTTTGTTATGGTACGGTGAGGATTCCCCCCGCGGAAGCTTTGCAGATCCTCTTATATAAAATGTTGCAGGCAGACAGTGGCGAATTGTCCCGGGCCCATATGGATATCATCTGGGAGATCCGTTTTCCCCGCGTGCTTATGGCTGTTATTACCGGCGCCGGGCTGGCCATGTGCGGCACCATTATGCAGGCTGCCGTGCAAAATCCGTTGGCTGATCCATATATTCTGGGCATTTCTGCCGGCGCCTCCCTGGGCGCTACTTTTGCGGTCCTGATTGGCGCCGGTGGCATATTCGCCGGCCTGGGAACAGCCTTCTGGGCTTTTTGCGGAGCTTTGGGAGCTTGCCTGCTGGTGATGGCTCTGTCCGGCATTGGCGGGCAGATGTCTACGGTCAAAATGATCCTGGCCGGCACGATTGCCAATGCTTTGTTCAGCGCCTTTACCAATTTTATTATCTATACGGCTGGCAATGCCGAAGGCATCCGTACGGTTGCTTTTTGGACCATGGGTTCTTTGGCTGCGGCCAAATGGAGCAATTTGCTTTTGCCTGCCCTTGGGGTCATACTTTGCGGCGGCTTGTTTCTGTGCCAGTCACGCATTTTGAATACCCTGCTGTTAGGCGAGGAAGCCGCAATCACTTTAGGCGTCAATTTGCCCCGCGTCCACCGGAATTATATGCTGGCCACCGCCCTGATTACAGGCCTGATTGTTTCAGCCTGCGGTGTGATTGGTTTTGTCGGGCTGATTATTCCCCACATTGTACGGGGCCTGGTAGGGACCGACCACCGGCGTCTGCTGCCCTTTACCATTCTGGCGGGGGCGCTGTTTGTAACCTGGGCGGACGTGCTGACCCGGATCAGCCTGGAATCCGGTGAACTGCCCATCGGCATCATTACCGCACTTCTTGGCGCGCCTGTTTTCATGTACATCTTGTTTAAAAACACCTTGGGCTTTAGCAGCAAATAG
- the nadD gene encoding nicotinate (nicotinamide) nucleotide adenylyltransferase gives MRIGIYGSSFNPPTNGHLWSANTIAQREELDKVILLPSSSKRSDKNIEVADRHRMEMLRLAAADSNIFEIDAYEMKAVAGKQYSYFTMEHFREKYPGDELFFLMGADLLAELPNWTYGEKFIQSTKFIVIERQNIPMGEIIAKSPMLRKYHRNFSLIYKGIVNEISSSYIRAEFKSGADPRYLLPEAVYWYIRNNNVY, from the coding sequence ATGAGAATAGGAATTTATGGTTCTTCATTCAATCCTCCAACGAATGGGCATCTTTGGTCAGCAAACACGATCGCCCAAAGAGAAGAATTAGATAAGGTTATTTTGCTTCCTTCCTCATCCAAACGATCAGATAAGAATATCGAGGTAGCAGATCGCCATCGGATGGAAATGCTCAGATTAGCTGCGGCTGACAGCAACATATTCGAGATTGATGCTTACGAAATGAAGGCTGTTGCCGGCAAACAATATAGCTATTTCACTATGGAACATTTTCGCGAAAAGTATCCGGGCGATGAACTGTTTTTTCTAATGGGCGCCGATCTTTTAGCAGAGTTACCTAATTGGACTTATGGAGAAAAATTTATTCAGTCTACTAAGTTTATCGTGATTGAACGTCAAAACATTCCTATGGGTGAGATAATCGCCAAATCCCCCATGCTCCGCAAGTATCATAGGAACTTTAGCCTAATTTATAAAGGAATAGTAAACGAAATTAGTTCCAGTTACATAAGAGCAGAATTTAAAAGCGGTGCAGACCCCCGGTATTTGCTTCCCGAAGCTGTGTACTGGTATATCAGAAACAATAATGTTTACTAA
- a CDS encoding NUDIX hydrolase, with protein MNESKEFLKEYDDSKYKKPSATVDMIILTAVDVETKARSVPDKVLRVLLIKRKGDPLVVDITDPYKGKWALPGGFVNYYEDLDAAAIRELREETNISDVYMEQLYTWGKVYRDLRRRVISTSYMALVDSSKLNIKAGDDAEDACWFDVKITLLEEVKTQINAGYIRKTTYELSLVNGENEIKDTVIVTKKLEGRTSKIDLEYVDNPSGLAFDHATIIFYALERLKNKVEYTDIAFSLMPEMFTLTELKKLYEVITGKVIYSRNFRDKMEKQKKMVIETDEWESGKPYKPARLFRFNPDWVEDQ; from the coding sequence ATGAACGAATCAAAAGAATTTCTTAAAGAGTATGATGACAGCAAATATAAAAAACCGTCTGCGACCGTAGATATGATAATCTTGACAGCTGTAGATGTTGAAACTAAAGCCCGGTCTGTTCCGGATAAAGTTTTACGGGTTCTGCTTATTAAACGTAAGGGCGACCCTCTTGTTGTTGATATAACCGATCCTTATAAAGGGAAATGGGCCTTGCCGGGTGGCTTTGTTAATTATTATGAAGACCTTGATGCAGCGGCAATCCGGGAGTTGCGGGAAGAAACTAATATTTCTGATGTTTATATGGAACAGCTGTACACTTGGGGCAAGGTTTACCGCGACCTTCGCCGCAGAGTTATCAGCACTTCCTATATGGCACTTGTAGATAGTTCTAAACTAAACATAAAAGCCGGAGACGATGCTGAAGATGCCTGTTGGTTTGATGTAAAAATCACACTTCTTGAAGAAGTAAAAACTCAAATAAACGCAGGTTATATCCGCAAAACAACATATGAACTTTCCCTGGTAAATGGCGAGAACGAAATAAAAGATACTGTAATTGTTACTAAGAAGCTGGAAGGAAGAACTTCTAAAATTGACCTTGAATATGTGGATAATCCTTCAGGGCTTGCCTTCGACCACGCCACAATTATCTTTTATGCTCTTGAGCGGCTAAAGAACAAAGTAGAATATACTGACATTGCTTTTTCTTTAATGCCGGAAATGTTCACCTTAACTGAGCTAAAGAAGTTGTATGAAGTAATCACCGGGAAAGTTATCTACAGCAGAAATTTCCGGGATAAAATGGAGAAACAGAAAAAGATGGTAATCGAGACAGATGAATGGGAATCCGGTAAGCCTTATAAGCCAGCCAGATTATTTCGGTTCAATCCTGATTGGGTAGAAGACCAGTAA
- a CDS encoding TonB-dependent siderophore receptor produces the protein MLQGKKLAKNKKAMLYALVSSTLLFPMPGSSYAAEENPQFSLDTVVVTAARAKAKHDYVAAAGTSRTGSKTGAPLTETPQIVNVVTRQEMDDQGVYDLQQALRYTGGVASEVYGTDTRVQAMYVRGFRAPNYLDGLNLYNGFAQGYTTPLIEAYGIERAEVLKGPASVLYGQNVPGGLFNMISKKPTTESIREIQLQTGSFDRLQGAFDFSGPVDADKTRLFRLTGLVRDSSTQTDFTDNKRTFLAPGFTWRFDDDTSLTVLAQYLKDSAGATYQAMPMYGTLMPNPHGSIPRNRLLGESGYDSIEREQFSLGYELEHKLDDTWTLRQNLRYNKVDFDGRMVYATGFVPGSDRLLNRATWQMREQGDIFAIDNQAQAIFNTGRVRHTLLLGADYRRAWYDAKFGYAAGTASALDVYAPVYGQGAADPPTVISTTQIREQFGLYLQDQLKAGRWVLTLGGRQDWVDTDAVTNTSPARRKDDAFSKRIGLTYLNDNGLAPYVSYSTSFEPTSGADRLGNAFVPTTGQQYEVGVKYQPQGSKSMVTLSGFNLKQQNVLTPDTVQTSFSVQEGEARVRGVELEVKTSLSNNLSLTASYAYMESEVTKANPNAAGTSNIGKRLPFVPQNQASLWANYTLPAGRLDGLSVGAGIRYIGPSYGTASNTTAYQGQTVSSRVPGYTLVDAGVQYDFGKKNPRLAGVSMAINVSNLFDKQYVASCLGEYNTFYGNGRTVLATLKYQW, from the coding sequence ATGTTACAAGGAAAAAAATTAGCAAAGAACAAAAAAGCCATGCTCTATGCCCTGGTGAGCAGTACGTTGCTGTTTCCCATGCCGGGCAGCTCGTATGCGGCAGAGGAAAACCCGCAGTTTTCTCTGGATACGGTAGTGGTTACGGCTGCCAGGGCAAAAGCGAAGCATGATTATGTGGCCGCCGCCGGTACAAGTAGAACCGGCAGCAAGACCGGCGCGCCGCTGACCGAGACGCCGCAAATTGTCAATGTGGTAACCCGCCAGGAGATGGATGACCAGGGGGTGTACGATCTGCAGCAGGCATTGCGTTATACCGGCGGTGTGGCCAGTGAAGTCTATGGCACCGACACGCGCGTACAAGCGATGTACGTCCGAGGCTTTCGTGCGCCAAACTATCTTGACGGTCTGAATTTATATAATGGTTTTGCCCAGGGGTATACAACCCCGCTTATTGAAGCTTACGGCATAGAGCGCGCCGAAGTCCTTAAGGGGCCTGCCTCCGTATTGTACGGGCAAAATGTTCCCGGCGGTCTGTTCAATATGATCAGCAAGAAGCCGACCACGGAATCTATCCGGGAAATTCAGCTGCAGACAGGCAGTTTTGACCGCCTGCAAGGAGCCTTTGACTTCAGCGGACCGGTCGACGCAGACAAGACCCGGCTTTTCCGGCTGACCGGCCTGGTGAGGGACAGCAGCACCCAGACCGATTTTACGGATAATAAGCGCACTTTTCTTGCTCCGGGTTTTACCTGGCGGTTTGACGACGACACGAGTTTGACCGTACTCGCACAATACCTGAAAGATAGTGCCGGGGCAACCTATCAGGCGATGCCGATGTATGGTACATTAATGCCCAATCCGCATGGCAGCATTCCGCGCAACAGACTGCTGGGGGAATCCGGCTATGACAGCATTGAGCGGGAGCAGTTCTCGCTCGGTTACGAGCTTGAGCATAAGCTGGACGATACTTGGACGCTGCGCCAAAATCTTCGCTATAATAAAGTTGACTTCGATGGGCGTATGGTCTATGCAACCGGTTTTGTTCCCGGTTCAGACCGTCTGCTAAACCGCGCCACCTGGCAAATGCGGGAGCAGGGTGATATTTTTGCTATCGATAACCAAGCGCAGGCAATTTTTAATACCGGGCGCGTCCGCCATACCCTGTTGCTGGGAGCCGACTACCGCCGTGCCTGGTATGATGCCAAATTTGGCTACGCTGCCGGTACTGCTTCTGCTTTAGATGTCTATGCTCCGGTTTACGGGCAGGGGGCTGCTGATCCGCCGACAGTGATCAGCACCACCCAAATCCGGGAGCAGTTCGGCCTCTATCTTCAGGATCAGCTTAAAGCGGGACGCTGGGTGCTGACACTGGGCGGCCGCCAGGACTGGGTTGATACTGATGCCGTTACCAATACCAGCCCCGCCAGACGAAAAGATGATGCCTTTTCCAAGCGGATCGGGCTTACCTATCTTAATGACAATGGCCTGGCTCCCTATGTCAGCTACTCGACCTCCTTTGAGCCGACCAGCGGCGCGGACCGCCTGGGCAATGCCTTTGTGCCGACAACCGGCCAGCAATACGAGGTGGGAGTAAAGTATCAGCCGCAAGGCTCTAAGAGTATGGTAACGTTGTCCGGTTTCAATCTGAAGCAACAGAACGTGCTCACCCCAGATACCGTTCAGACCAGCTTTAGTGTGCAGGAAGGGGAAGCCCGGGTACGGGGTGTAGAACTCGAAGTCAAGACCAGCCTTTCGAACAATCTCAGCCTGACTGCATCGTACGCCTATATGGAATCAGAAGTAACAAAGGCTAATCCCAATGCTGCCGGCACCAGTAATATCGGGAAAAGGCTGCCCTTTGTACCGCAGAATCAGGCCTCACTATGGGCCAACTATACGCTGCCCGCCGGCCGGCTGGACGGACTGAGTGTTGGTGCCGGTATCCGGTACATTGGTCCAAGCTATGGTACGGCGAGCAATACCACTGCATATCAGGGGCAGACGGTATCATCCCGGGTTCCCGGTTATACGTTGGTTGACGCCGGTGTTCAATATGATTTTGGTAAGAAGAATCCCAGGCTGGCCGGCGTCAGCATGGCCATAAACGTAAGCAATCTTTTCGATAAACAATATGTGGCCAGCTGCCTTGGCGAGTATAATACTTTTTACGGCAATGGCCGTACAGTGCTGGCAACTTTGAAATATCAATGGTAA
- a CDS encoding NAD(+)/NADH kinase, with amino-acid sequence MKVGIVLNSSKGLKTSAIETIIRHIENQGSSAELLNFNNPLPELDIVLSLGGDGTVLGSARYVGEIPIFGINIGHLGFLTGMEYNLPKVIEAITLILNNQFTIDKRKRLEAQVYRRKRNVAYCTALNDIVVKGAIAKLVRLRTHIGGDYVGTFPADGIIISTATGSTGYSISAGGAIIPPDLGINVITPICSHLLNVRSMIACDSKEIKIAVKSYHKGLLLSADGQVDIELENDDCIIINKASTVTNLIRLSNETFYQLLSRKMKWE; translated from the coding sequence TTGAAGGTCGGCATTGTGCTCAATAGCTCTAAAGGACTCAAAACCTCTGCTATTGAGACTATCATAAGACATATCGAGAACCAGGGAAGCAGCGCTGAACTACTGAATTTCAATAATCCCCTTCCCGAATTAGATATAGTCCTTTCTTTAGGGGGAGATGGCACAGTATTAGGTTCAGCCAGATATGTAGGGGAAATTCCTATATTCGGGATTAATATCGGACACTTAGGTTTCTTAACCGGAATGGAATATAACCTTCCCAAGGTAATTGAGGCGATTACTTTGATTCTAAATAATCAATTTACCATCGATAAACGTAAACGCTTAGAGGCACAGGTATATCGACGCAAGAGAAATGTTGCGTACTGTACTGCTCTTAACGATATAGTTGTCAAAGGAGCTATAGCTAAACTGGTAAGACTCAGAACCCATATCGGCGGGGATTATGTAGGGACCTTTCCGGCAGACGGAATCATCATAAGCACAGCTACCGGCAGCACCGGCTACTCCATATCAGCCGGAGGTGCAATTATTCCGCCTGATCTTGGAATCAACGTAATTACTCCTATCTGTTCTCACTTACTTAACGTAAGATCGATGATAGCTTGTGACAGCAAAGAAATTAAAATCGCAGTCAAATCATATCATAAGGGACTTCTTCTTTCGGCAGATGGGCAAGTGGATATTGAACTGGAAAATGATGATTGTATTATCATTAATAAAGCGTCTACTGTGACTAATTTGATTCGGCTCAGCAATGAAACCTTCTATCAACTTCTTTCGCGAAAAATGAAATGGGAATAA